One Ilumatobacter coccineus YM16-304 genomic window, GCGAATGAGCGTCGGTGACGGTCGAGCGGCTAGCGCGTCAGCCGCGCCCACGACATGAGCAGCGCGTGCAGATCGGCTCCGTTCGCCGCCCAGCCGTCGGCCCCCAGCGACATCGCATGCTCGCCGTCTCGCACGACGCGACCGCCGACGATGATCTTGGTGGCCGGATCGGCCTCCTTCATGGCCGCGCACGCTGCGGCAGCCGAGTCCAACGACTCGCTGTTGGTGACGGAGATGCCGACGGCCACGACATCGGCGGCCTTGGCGGCGTAGACGAACGACGCCGACGGCGTGTTGGCCCCGAGGTCGAGCACGTTCCACCCCCGCAGTCGGAGCAGGTCGCCCAGGATCGCGACAGGAAGGGCATGGGTCTCGTCGGCCGGCGCACCGAGCACCACCGTGCCGCGTGACCGGCCTCGGCGGGAGAAACGGTGCCCCAGGCGACCCATGATCCGCGTGACGATCCCGCTCGCCGCATGCTCGACCGCCACATCGAGTTCGCCGGTCTCCCAACGTTCGCCGATCGACACCATCGCCGGTGCGACGACGTCGAGATACAGCCCGTCGAGATCGGCACCGGCAGCGAGCGCCGCTTCGACGACGCCCCACGCTCCGGCACCGTCGGCGGCGACCAGACGGGCCTCGAAACGCTCCGCCCAGGGCGCCGGAGTACCACGTTCGACGGGGCCGTTCTGCTCACCGTCTCGAAAGCGCTCGACCGCATCGGAACCGACCTGCCAGGTGCCACCGACCTTCTCGGCATCGAGGAGTCCGAGCCGCACGTACCGGTACGCGGTCATGTAGTGGACGCCGAGTTCTTCGGCGGCTTCGTGAAGAGTCAGCGTCGTTGCCATCAGCAAAGGCGCAGGCTAGATCGGCCTCTCGACGACGCGCCCAACCGTGCGCAGATTTGGTACTTCGAGGCTTACTTGTTGTTCCAGCGCTCGCGAGCTTCGCGAGCACGGACCAGCAGGTGCATCGGCACCTTCTTCGCCGCTTCGGTCAGCGCGGCGTCGCCACCGGCTGCGGCGGCGTCGTCGCCACCGGCCTCGGGCTCGTCGGGCTGGAGGTCTTCGAACGACGGCGGCGTGACGCCGGGCTTCCAGTACTGGTAGAGGTCACGAACGATGTCGGACAGACCGTCGGAGTCGTAGCCCTTCTCGAGGTCGACCGTGATGATGTTCGAGTAGACGTGCACCCCGGCGACACGGCCGGTGGCGAACAGTTGGCGAGCCAACTCGTCGGACGGCGACGCGCCGTACGCGTCGAGGACCGAACGGAACCGTTCGTGCCCTTGGCCCGACAGCGTGCGGTTGACTTCGTAGCGCACCACACCAGGTGTTGCGCTCGGCTTCTCGGTAACGGCGACCAGCTGACCCATATCGCACGCCAGGCTAGTGCGCGGGCCTCCGACCTACGCAGCCTGGTTGGCGAAGATCATCACGTCGATCGCCACGAGACGGGCATCGGAGGTGCCGGTGACCGCGACGATCACACCCTCTCTGCCCCCGGCGACGGCGATCGTGTACCCCGCGTCGACCCGGCCGTCGGGGGTGAGGTACGAGCTGAAGCCGACCGCTTCCTCGCCGACTTCACCGACGGGTTCGATGCCCGAGCGCAGGTACCAGTCGTTGCGCACCTGGTCGACGGGGACGAAGAACACCTCGGCCGAGACCGATCCCGACTCGATGAGACAGGTCGACTCGTCGACGTCGGTGCTCGTCGCTGCGGATCCGCCTTCGTCGGCGACGATCTGATCGATGCCGAACGGGTCGAGTCGCTCGCAGGCAGCGGGGGCCGGCTCCACCGTCGGTGGCGGCGGGGGCTGGGTCGTGTCGGGCGACGGCTGCGGGTCGCCGACCAGTTCGGTCGTGGGCGGCACCGGCGTGGTCGCCGGCTCGTCGGGGTCGACCTCGGGAGGCGGCGGCGGAACGAGGGTCGGGGCCACTTCGATCACGCCGTCTCCGGAGTCGCCGGTCTGCCCTTCGATGGTCGACGGCGGGACGGTCGGGACCGGGCGCATCTCACCGGTGGTCTGGGTGAAGGGCTCGTCGTCGGCGTCGGTGGACGGCGTCGATTCCGTCACCGTGACCGGTGCGGACTCCGACGACGACTCGTCGTCGCCGCTGCACGCAGCCATCGACAGCGCCGCCACGGACGCGAGCACGATCGATTTCAGCATCACGATCGAACGGTACCGCCCCCGAACCCGCCGCACGGGGCACTGCCCACCCGGGGCTCAATAGAGCGCGGCGGCCAGCACGTCGGGGAACTCGTCGGGGGTCGTGGCCATGACCGTGGCACCGAGCGCGACGAGGGCTTCGGCGTGCGCGTGATCGTGCGCCGGGGTGCCTTCGTCGCTGAGCGCGAGCAGCACGATGACGTTGACACCGGAGGCCACCATCTCGCCCACACGCTGCCGCATCAGGTCGCCGTTGCCACCTTCGTACAGGTCGGAGATGAGCACGAACACGCTCTTGCGCGGGCGCTCGATCTGGCGTTGGCAGTACGTGACCGCCGACGCGATGTCGGTGCCGCCGCCCAACTGCACGCCGAACAGCACCTCGACCGGGTCGTGGAGGAACGGCGTGAGGTCGGTGATCGCCGTGTCGAAGGCGATGAACCGGGTGCGCAGGGTGGGGAGCTGTGCCAGCACCGCGGCGAAGAGCGAGGCGTAGACCACCGACTCGGCCATCGACCCCGACTGGTCGACGGCGATGACGACGTCTCGCGCCAGGCTCTGCTGGCGGCGCCCGTGGCCGATCAACTGCTCGGGCACGATCGTGCGCTGCTCGGGCAGCCAGTGCTTGAGGTTGGCAGCGATGGTGTGCGGCCAGTCGATGTCACCGGGCCGCGGCCGCCGGGTCTTGGCCGACCGGGCCAGCGCTCCGGTCACCGCGCGGCGGGTCTGGTCGGTCAGACGGGCCTCGACGTCGGCCAGCACCTTGGCGATGACCTGCCGGGCGGTGGCCCGGGTCTCGTCGGGCAGCATCTTGTTGAGTTCGACCAGCAGCGTCACGAGGCCGATGTCGGGTTCGATCGCCTGCAGCAGCTCGGGTTCGAGCATCAACTGCTTGAGGTCGAGTCGTTCGACGGCGTCGCGTTGCAGCACCTTGACGACGTCGGTCGGGAAGTAGCGGCGGATGTCGCCGAGCCATCGCACGACGCCGGGCTTCGATCGGCCGAGACCACCGCTGCGCTGCCCCGACGCCTTGCGGCCGCCGCTGCTCTCGCGGTCTTGGCGGTCGTAGAGCGCACCGAGGGCGGCGTCGATCCGGCGGTCGTCGCCAGTCAGCCCTCCCGGTGCCCCGGATCGATCGGGTGCCGACGCCGACGAGCCACCATCGGCGCTCCCGTCACCCGGGCCTTCGGCGCTCCCGTCGGCACCGTCGTCCGCCGCTTGAGCGTCGCCGGTCTCGCTGTCGGCAGGATCGGACTGGCTGCCGAGCACGAGCAGCCATCGGCGACGCCGCTCGGCATCCGACACGCGAGGCAGCGGCAGGTCGTGGCGCTCGACGGGGGCGAACGTCGGCGGCGTCCGGCCGGTCATGTCGGCACCCGTTCCACGGCCACGCCCGACGCAGCACTCGCACGGTGCGGTGTCGATTGCTCATCGTCGTGTTGCGCGACGCCGAGGAGGTGGCGGACGGTGATCAACACGGCGGCCGCACGGTCGGGGTCGACGTCGTCGCCGAAGCCGGTGGCCCGTTCGACCGGGCGCCCCATGAGCAGCGCCATCAGCTGGCGACGTTCGGCTGCTTCGAACCCGCCGAACGTGCGCCGCAGCAGTGCCATGACGGCTTCGAACGCTTCGGGGCGCAGCGACGACAGCCAGCGGTCGACCACGCCGAGCAGTTCGGTGTCGTGGACGAGCACCGTGCCGGATCCGGCCAGGAACCCCTCGACGAACGCTGCGCCGACGAGCGGAGGCGTGCCCGGCGACAGCGCCCGGCCGAGTCGTCGCTCGACCTGTCCGGCATCCCAGACATCGCCGTCGTGCAGCAACCGGGTGGCGCGGCCGGCGATCAGCCCTCGCCCCGAAGATTCCGACCGCTCCCCCGAACGCTCGGCGAGCTGTGCCAGTACGCGCGGGAACGCCTGCCGGCGGGCGGGATGATCGAGCATCGAGAGTGCGGTCTGCACGGTGGTGAGCCGCTCGACCATCTGTGCTGCCGCGTCGTCGTCGAGCGACGAGCATGCTGGCACCAGCGCGGCGAGCACTCGCACGACGAGGCCGTCGAACACGTGGCGCAGCGAGGACGCATCGGTCGCTCGGACGTCGCCGTACCGCATGGCCGACGAGAGCGGAGCGAGCACGTCCATGAGGTGCCCCACGTCGGGGTCGGTGGCGGCCTGGTCGGCGAGCCGCCGCACGCACGGCTCGACGGCGTCGGGCAGGTCGGCGAACAGGCCGAGTTCGAGCACGCCGACCAGCTCGGGGAGGCTCTGCGCCGCTTCGGCCCGCTCGATCAGGCGGGCCTGCGCCGCCGACTCCACGGTGGTGCCGTACCCCGATCGCTCGACG contains:
- a CDS encoding VWA domain-containing protein → MTGRTPPTFAPVERHDLPLPRVSDAERRRRWLLVLGSQSDPADSETGDAQAADDGADGSAEGPGDGSADGGSSASAPDRSGAPGGLTGDDRRIDAALGALYDRQDRESSGGRKASGQRSGGLGRSKPGVVRWLGDIRRYFPTDVVKVLQRDAVERLDLKQLMLEPELLQAIEPDIGLVTLLVELNKMLPDETRATARQVIAKVLADVEARLTDQTRRAVTGALARSAKTRRPRPGDIDWPHTIAANLKHWLPEQRTIVPEQLIGHGRRQQSLARDVVIAVDQSGSMAESVVYASLFAAVLAQLPTLRTRFIAFDTAITDLTPFLHDPVEVLFGVQLGGGTDIASAVTYCQRQIERPRKSVFVLISDLYEGGNGDLMRQRVGEMVASGVNVIVLLALSDEGTPAHDHAHAEALVALGATVMATTPDEFPDVLAAALY
- a CDS encoding cobalamin-dependent protein (Presence of a B(12) (cobalamin)-binding domain implies dependence on cobalamin itself, in one of its several forms, or in some unusual lineages, dependence on a cobalamin-like analog.) — encoded protein: MATTLTLHEAAEELGVHYMTAYRYVRLGLLDAEKVGGTWQVGSDAVERFRDGEQNGPVERGTPAPWAERFEARLVAADGAGAWGVVEAALAAGADLDGLYLDVVAPAMVSIGERWETGELDVAVEHAASGIVTRIMGRLGHRFSRRGRSRGTVVLGAPADETHALPVAILGDLLRLRGWNVLDLGANTPSASFVYAAKAADVVAVGISVTNSESLDSAAAACAAMKEADPATKIIVGGRVVRDGEHAMSLGADGWAANGADLHALLMSWARLTR